From Ndongobacter massiliensis:
GGGATAGCGCCCCGGAGTTTACCTTAGTAAAAACCGACTTAAGCCCGTTCGGCTTGTCGGATGTCAAAGGCAAAGTTGTCATCATCGCTGCCGTTCCTTCGCTGGATACGAAAGTCTGCGAGCTGGAGACGATCCGCTTTAACGAGGAAGCCGATAAACTCGGCGACAAGGTCGCTGTTCTGACCATCAGTATGGATCTGCCCTTTGCGCAAGAGCGCTTCTGTGGTGCGGAAGGCATCTCCAATCTCACCGTGCTCTCCGATTATCAAAAACGCGAATTCGGCGAAAAATACGGTTGCCTGATCGACGGGCT
This genomic window contains:
- the tpx gene encoding thiol peroxidase, encoding MEKRTGFKMGDNELTLLGHEIKVGDSAPEFTLVKTDLSPFGLSDVKGKVVIIAAVPSLDTKVCELETIRFNEEADKLGDKVAVLTISMDLPFAQERFCGAEGISNLTVLSDYQKREFGEKYGCLIDGLFLLNRSIFVLDPEGKVTYVQYLEQNTEHPDYDKALEAARALL